A part of Melittangium boletus DSM 14713 genomic DNA contains:
- a CDS encoding sigma-54 interaction domain-containing protein codes for MGPIAQALTVRSFDEAFLLSDYDDKVVQPYMKWLKGRCSTQIEVVPEKLSGPTQFGEIYEAAVRGIERALGDRRRETALSFYLSPGTPAMAAVWIILGKTRFPAELIESSREHGVRTASVPFDISAEFLPDLLREQDERLRLVSPGEAPLAPEFSDIIHKSRVMDRLIQRARRVAIRNVPVLIEGESGTGKELLARAIHRASPRKDRPFIAVNCGAIPAELVESELFGHEKGAFTGATQQRKGHFEAADGGTLFLDELGELPGPAQVKLLRTLQEGEVVRLGSSKPTKVDVRIIAATNRTLTEESASGRFREDLFYRLAVAVLKLPPLRERSGDLGVLIDHLLAQVNREAAGEPGFKEKKISSGAKNLLLTHPWPGNVRELLNTLRRAAIWSDGAAISSEDVREALLPVAATTRPEVLGRPLGSGFNLSELLKEVVRHYLGRAMDEAHGNKTKAAELVGLPSYQTLSNWLVKYEVQR; via the coding sequence ATGGGTCCGATCGCGCAGGCGCTCACAGTCCGGAGCTTCGACGAGGCCTTCCTGCTCTCAGACTACGACGACAAGGTCGTTCAGCCCTACATGAAGTGGCTGAAGGGCCGCTGTTCGACGCAGATCGAGGTGGTGCCGGAGAAGCTGTCGGGCCCCACACAATTCGGCGAGATCTACGAGGCCGCCGTCCGCGGCATCGAGCGTGCGCTGGGCGACCGGCGGCGCGAAACGGCCCTCTCGTTCTACCTGAGCCCCGGCACGCCGGCGATGGCGGCCGTGTGGATCATCCTCGGCAAGACCCGCTTCCCGGCCGAGCTGATCGAGTCCTCGCGCGAGCACGGAGTGCGCACCGCCTCGGTTCCCTTCGACATCTCGGCCGAATTCCTGCCCGACCTTCTCCGCGAGCAGGACGAGCGGCTGCGGCTCGTCAGCCCCGGCGAGGCTCCTCTAGCCCCCGAGTTCTCCGACATCATCCACAAGAGCCGCGTCATGGACCGCCTCATCCAGCGCGCCCGTCGTGTGGCTATCCGCAACGTGCCCGTGTTGATCGAGGGCGAATCGGGCACCGGCAAGGAGCTGCTCGCGCGAGCCATCCACCGCGCGAGCCCCCGCAAGGACCGCCCCTTCATCGCCGTGAACTGTGGCGCCATCCCCGCCGAGCTCGTGGAGTCAGAGCTGTTTGGCCACGAGAAGGGCGCCTTCACCGGCGCGACCCAGCAGCGTAAAGGGCACTTCGAGGCGGCCGACGGCGGCACACTCTTTCTCGACGAGCTGGGCGAGCTGCCCGGCCCCGCGCAGGTGAAGCTGCTCCGCACTCTTCAAGAGGGCGAGGTCGTGCGCCTGGGTTCAAGCAAGCCGACGAAGGTCGATGTCCGCATCATCGCCGCGACGAACCGCACCCTCACCGAAGAGAGCGCCTCGGGACGTTTCCGAGAAGACCTCTTCTACCGGCTCGCCGTCGCCGTCTTGAAGCTCCCTCCACTCCGCGAGCGCTCCGGCGATCTCGGCGTCCTCATCGATCATCTGCTGGCTCAGGTGAACCGCGAGGCCGCAGGCGAGCCTGGCTTCAAGGAGAAGAAAATTTCTTCTGGCGCAAAAAATCTTTTGCTCACCCATCCCTGGCCGGGCAACGTCCGCGAGCTACTGAACACCCTGCGCCGCGCCGCCATCTGGAGCGACGGCGCGGCGATCTCCTCGGAAGACGTGCGCGAGGCCCTCTTGCCTGTTGCCGCCACCACGCGCCCCGAGGTGCTGGGGCGACCGCTCGGATCGGGCTTCAACCTCTCGGAATTGCTCAAGGAGGTCGTGCGCCACTACCTGGGACGCGCGATGGACGAGGCCCACGGCAACAAGACCAAAGCCGCCGAGCTAGTGGGCCTCCCTAGCTACCAGACCTTGAGCAACTGGCTCGTGAAATACGAGGTGCAGCGCTGA
- a CDS encoding sacsin N-terminal ATP-binding-like domain-containing protein, with protein sequence MSESALVAYNVARERQLSRNEARRIRTRVDEARKKAVDAGGRWPFELLQNAHDAGPRPGRAGIRVRLATTEDGFLFEHDGAVFQPLDLAALLSGGSSKDFEGEDTTGRFGTGFLVTHVLSEQAEVSGILATETGPEWFSVSLDRGGDEEQILANIDAANAAIRSARQLSEIDNEPSACFVYRMEDRAQLERGLVTFRTALPYLFATCPKLDEVVLEGEGTTERWQAGAFRQPPMEGLAYRERSVQMYSGNRTRTFVAHVVSTQAQPDSSAIFVSETGSHAAQLVRLPATFPRVFRRFPIRGTTFLRTEAVLEGHFNVDQERREVLLKDPGGELVEAALDCLVLAALLAHDLHIEGAHWLARVGPIAEGALSDDERAWWAERLKARAAEVAQMPLINTTRGVGPAVNADGWYADFVGEPQLGRPESIDADALWDLAARCENFYVPEKVISRDWSLIAQEWKVLGVEGLNIFGLADFRNWALTGNPKAGEHLPLEALSVTGDRLEWLARLYELAGVASAAGAFRPEWLDHLLLNQRGKLVDHARLTRDLGVLDGTKLAAEKLKLDLRASLLDREVLDVAHKLGLERVEKLLSTVVTPTLTEDAALDKCLSALDQAVQPKRNPTPEYVVTAGTALLAHMWASQAMGAGDLARRVPLATTKPNEYHRWNRDNPIMAPVSTWPETARPYSIVYPAQRVMHVDYGGADGFSTALKGLQAWGIAHTDPLQEDVPSELRDRRLAALVRGSVSTTGLIVRDQACSSIALLSREVINHCTEPQQIKALLGLILTDIVVRDKRWRTFVTVPARGGGQELSVEFRPALWVADLLSRAWVPVTDKDGKQTRFEPSPAVLRDLIDREWLKGNPQALEFLAEVFSFDRLELRLLGCSEEESKRIRDILAELIDRTQTDPDALERALVAAEEQRESERRVAIAKSFGLAVQEALRTALQDRGFVLELVDRGFDYETRLGEKLLEDASSYFGVERLLLEVKATTSGEVRLTPTQAATASRTPDYVLCVVDLRGIAPERLSTPWTPKEVAAHSRFVNTISGSVASTWALVERAQVEHVPIRNGAALRFGVAAELWQSGLTLSAWCDWAIATLRDKEVA encoded by the coding sequence ATGTCCGAATCGGCGCTGGTGGCGTACAACGTTGCGCGCGAGCGACAGCTCAGCCGCAACGAGGCGCGACGTATTCGTACCCGCGTGGATGAGGCGCGTAAGAAGGCGGTAGACGCCGGCGGTCGCTGGCCGTTCGAGCTCCTCCAAAATGCACACGACGCAGGGCCACGCCCCGGACGTGCTGGCATCCGGGTTCGCCTCGCGACCACTGAGGACGGATTCCTCTTCGAGCACGACGGTGCTGTCTTCCAGCCGCTGGATCTCGCCGCGCTCTTGAGTGGCGGCTCGAGCAAGGATTTCGAAGGGGAGGACACGACCGGCCGCTTCGGGACCGGGTTCCTCGTCACACACGTACTCTCCGAACAAGCCGAAGTCAGCGGGATTCTTGCGACGGAAACCGGACCCGAATGGTTCTCGGTGAGCCTCGACCGAGGCGGTGACGAGGAGCAGATCCTCGCGAACATCGATGCCGCGAACGCGGCGATCCGATCCGCACGACAGCTGAGCGAGATCGATAACGAGCCATCGGCGTGCTTCGTCTACAGGATGGAAGACCGGGCGCAACTCGAACGCGGGCTCGTCACGTTCCGAACGGCGCTGCCTTATCTGTTTGCTACGTGCCCGAAGCTCGACGAGGTCGTGCTGGAGGGTGAAGGGACAACAGAGCGATGGCAAGCGGGCGCCTTCCGACAGCCACCAATGGAGGGGCTTGCTTACCGCGAGCGCTCTGTCCAGATGTACTCGGGCAATAGAACCCGAACGTTCGTCGCCCACGTCGTTTCAACTCAGGCACAGCCGGACTCTTCGGCCATCTTCGTCTCAGAAACAGGCAGCCATGCAGCCCAGCTCGTTCGACTGCCCGCAACCTTCCCCCGGGTGTTTCGCCGGTTCCCTATTCGCGGAACGACCTTTCTCCGTACAGAGGCGGTGCTCGAGGGGCATTTCAACGTCGATCAGGAACGTCGGGAAGTGCTCCTGAAGGATCCAGGCGGTGAACTTGTGGAGGCGGCCCTCGATTGCCTCGTCCTAGCCGCCTTGCTGGCGCATGATCTCCACATTGAAGGGGCGCACTGGCTCGCGCGAGTAGGACCGATTGCGGAGGGAGCGCTGTCGGATGACGAGCGAGCTTGGTGGGCCGAGCGACTGAAGGCGCGGGCTGCGGAGGTCGCCCAAATGCCCCTCATCAACACGACGAGGGGAGTTGGGCCTGCCGTCAATGCAGATGGCTGGTATGCGGACTTCGTAGGAGAGCCGCAGTTGGGTCGTCCGGAAAGCATTGATGCGGACGCGCTCTGGGACCTGGCTGCCCGGTGCGAGAACTTCTACGTCCCCGAGAAGGTGATCAGTCGAGACTGGTCATTGATCGCGCAGGAATGGAAAGTGCTCGGCGTCGAAGGGCTGAACATCTTTGGGCTAGCCGATTTCCGGAACTGGGCCCTCACCGGCAATCCCAAAGCCGGAGAGCATCTCCCGCTCGAGGCACTCTCGGTCACGGGAGACCGGCTCGAATGGCTGGCCAGGCTCTACGAACTTGCCGGAGTTGCCTCAGCGGCAGGCGCGTTTCGGCCCGAGTGGCTCGACCACTTGCTCCTGAACCAACGTGGCAAGCTCGTTGATCATGCCCGTTTGACGCGCGATCTCGGCGTGCTGGACGGCACCAAACTAGCCGCCGAAAAGCTCAAGCTCGATCTTCGCGCCTCGCTGCTTGATCGAGAGGTGCTCGACGTGGCGCACAAGCTTGGACTCGAGCGCGTCGAGAAACTCCTGAGTACGGTCGTGACGCCGACCCTCACGGAGGATGCCGCTCTCGACAAGTGCCTTTCAGCGCTTGATCAGGCCGTCCAGCCGAAGAGGAATCCCACGCCCGAGTACGTCGTGACGGCCGGAACCGCGCTCCTCGCACACATGTGGGCGAGTCAAGCAATGGGGGCGGGCGACCTCGCACGCAGGGTGCCACTCGCGACGACAAAACCGAACGAATACCATCGATGGAACCGGGACAACCCGATCATGGCGCCCGTTTCGACATGGCCAGAGACAGCGCGTCCCTACTCCATCGTCTATCCGGCCCAGCGCGTGATGCATGTCGACTATGGCGGCGCCGATGGATTCTCCACTGCTCTGAAGGGACTCCAGGCATGGGGCATCGCGCATACGGACCCGCTGCAGGAGGACGTCCCATCGGAGCTCCGGGATCGACGCCTCGCCGCGCTCGTCCGTGGCTCGGTGAGCACCACCGGGCTGATCGTGCGCGACCAAGCCTGCTCGTCCATCGCACTGTTGTCTCGTGAAGTCATCAACCATTGCACCGAGCCCCAGCAAATCAAGGCGCTCCTGGGGCTGATCCTCACCGACATCGTCGTCCGCGACAAACGGTGGCGCACCTTCGTAACAGTGCCTGCACGCGGAGGTGGCCAGGAGCTCTCGGTTGAGTTCAGACCAGCGCTCTGGGTTGCCGACCTTTTGTCACGTGCCTGGGTTCCGGTGACCGACAAGGACGGGAAACAGACCCGCTTCGAACCATCACCGGCGGTTCTCCGGGACCTGATTGATCGTGAATGGCTGAAGGGCAACCCCCAGGCACTCGAGTTTCTCGCCGAGGTCTTCAGCTTCGACCGGCTCGAACTCCGTCTCCTCGGCTGCTCGGAAGAGGAGTCAAAACGCATCCGTGACATACTCGCGGAACTCATCGATCGGACGCAGACAGACCCGGACGCACTAGAGCGGGCACTCGTGGCGGCCGAGGAGCAGCGCGAGAGCGAACGCCGGGTGGCCATCGCGAAGTCCTTCGGGCTCGCGGTGCAGGAGGCCCTTCGCACGGCCCTGCAGGATCGAGGATTCGTGCTGGAGTTGGTAGATCGCGGCTTCGACTATGAGACGCGCCTCGGCGAGAAACTGCTCGAAGATGCCTCCTCTTACTTCGGCGTGGAGCGCCTGCTCCTCGAGGTCAAGGCGACCACTTCGGGCGAGGTCAGGCTCACCCCAACACAGGCTGCGACCGCGTCCCGCACGCCGGACTACGTCCTCTGCGTGGTGGACCTCCGAGGCATAGCCCCAGAGCGGCTCTCCACTCCGTGGACACCGAAAGAAGTCGCCGCGCATTCCCGATTCGTCAATACGATTTCAGGAAGTGTTGCGTCGACCTGGGCGCTCGTGGAACGCGCGCAGGTCGAGCATGTTCCTATCCGCAACGGGGCTGCCCTTCGGTTCGGGGTAGCCGCCGAGCTATGGCAGTCCGGGCTCACTCTGTCGGCATGGTGCGACTGGGCCATCGCGACGCTGCGGGACAAGGAAGTGGCGTAG
- a CDS encoding SEC-C domain-containing protein, with the protein MDEGRPVVVDTAQLTRIEAVHRGFLFQHLYAARSLLLTPGTDVLAVIVESDEDVEIVRANGRTYVQVKFRAGPLGNTDIEAALERFDTYRRLHQSGARPGEAVFVIATNAPLTPSFANRVADPSWPRDVRIDHPGSAASGDPVTPISPASLADAFNVCRELAARLPYALLSPETLVWKLAGAVMAAASGAAPRADHAFRPDELTGLFEQIVIQLQDFPAPPSVYRAQADEPTLLADAPLRLIAGYSGAGKTAWVSQAALHTVGDLAYYDLREVPGPSLASGLSRDLAARIYGASGGRLGEVLLPGASGLEILKGLARRLVSEGRKLTVVLDNAHGPQPSDVEAAVRAAPGLNFVLLCQPGAHQLELARRLGVESETLHGWSPDAIAAEAASMNCRANLADCQALLALTGGLPLYVQNALTVARSELGGDVAALCAQFSALTHSVETVQELILSRTVDALSGLARHALGVLSLSDVPLSHEEIVGVVTASLGIDGRAAAGLLRGLRTAAVLEVFGGDRLKIHDAFRLLGRAQLASLGADSEGAAYRSLRDVLLTSLKADWNYPKQKLFMRILAETVDVKTLVQLGTDELFHEMGLWPEIEAHLRKAAESDSVEPESRFWALDGIVFNAMREGGDIRPHIERMKRLVTDHDLGQDERLAVGMKEMNLLAREGRADAAMRVKVETQAALKATPAHQRIFRYNAAVALYQLGEHDKAASEAFAVAQEYYDLLGISPQVVLGRNPSKLRPLLKESDDVEDDCKHLADCLDLYAKALNTDGGDAMFARVHAMKFYELAHAPESLIRVGQDLVDEFIGRCDYIGARQVFDANLLPILQQFKLAAYIIPVRSHYAVTLAYCGDFGGAEAEMARLVPYEAGLSATGRLELQKQRQIIAKLRRNPPPPQWLPPPGFPLPDAAPRSAERLRKLGRNELCFCGSGKKYKKCHG; encoded by the coding sequence ATGGACGAAGGCCGTCCGGTGGTGGTCGACACGGCTCAGCTGACTCGTATCGAGGCTGTCCACCGTGGTTTCCTGTTCCAGCATTTGTACGCTGCCCGGAGCCTGCTCCTGACGCCGGGCACGGACGTGTTGGCCGTTATCGTAGAAAGCGACGAAGACGTCGAGATCGTTCGTGCGAATGGCCGGACCTATGTGCAAGTGAAGTTCCGCGCCGGGCCACTCGGCAACACTGACATTGAGGCTGCGCTTGAGCGCTTCGACACGTACAGGCGATTGCATCAATCTGGAGCGCGCCCGGGGGAGGCGGTGTTCGTCATCGCGACGAACGCCCCGCTGACGCCGTCTTTCGCGAACCGCGTGGCAGACCCGAGCTGGCCGAGAGATGTTCGTATCGACCACCCCGGCAGCGCAGCGTCCGGTGACCCCGTCACTCCGATCTCGCCCGCAAGCCTAGCGGATGCATTCAATGTGTGTCGGGAACTCGCTGCCCGCCTGCCGTACGCTCTGCTGTCGCCCGAAACGCTCGTCTGGAAGCTCGCCGGGGCGGTGATGGCGGCGGCCAGCGGAGCGGCACCTCGCGCCGATCACGCATTCCGTCCAGATGAACTGACAGGGCTCTTCGAACAGATCGTCATTCAGTTGCAAGACTTCCCGGCGCCACCGTCCGTGTACCGCGCGCAAGCGGACGAGCCGACTTTGCTCGCAGATGCGCCACTGCGGTTGATTGCCGGCTACTCGGGCGCGGGCAAAACGGCTTGGGTGTCCCAGGCCGCTCTGCATACGGTGGGTGACCTCGCCTACTACGATCTCCGCGAGGTGCCGGGGCCGAGCTTGGCGTCCGGTCTGTCGCGTGACTTGGCGGCGCGCATCTACGGTGCCTCAGGTGGCAGGCTCGGCGAAGTGCTATTGCCGGGCGCCTCCGGTTTGGAGATCCTGAAGGGGCTCGCGCGTCGCCTCGTCTCCGAGGGCCGGAAACTGACTGTCGTGCTCGATAATGCGCACGGCCCGCAGCCGTCCGACGTCGAAGCAGCCGTACGCGCCGCGCCTGGGCTGAACTTCGTTTTGTTGTGCCAGCCCGGAGCACACCAGCTGGAACTTGCCCGGCGGCTCGGGGTCGAGTCAGAGACTCTGCACGGCTGGTCACCCGATGCCATAGCGGCCGAAGCGGCTTCCATGAACTGCCGGGCCAATCTTGCTGATTGCCAGGCGCTGCTCGCCCTTACCGGCGGTCTGCCACTCTACGTGCAGAATGCTTTAACCGTAGCGCGCTCGGAGCTTGGCGGCGACGTGGCTGCTTTATGCGCTCAGTTCTCCGCCCTGACTCATTCTGTCGAAACCGTCCAGGAATTGATCCTGTCCCGCACTGTCGACGCCTTGTCGGGACTCGCTCGGCACGCATTGGGCGTGCTCAGCCTGAGCGACGTGCCCTTATCCCACGAGGAAATTGTCGGCGTTGTGACGGCGTCGCTGGGCATCGATGGGCGGGCAGCCGCGGGATTGTTGCGCGGGTTGCGCACTGCGGCTGTGCTAGAGGTTTTCGGCGGCGACCGCCTCAAGATTCATGACGCTTTCCGGCTACTTGGTCGAGCGCAACTTGCGAGCCTGGGAGCCGACAGTGAGGGTGCGGCATACCGCAGTCTCCGGGATGTGCTCCTGACGTCGCTGAAGGCGGACTGGAACTACCCTAAGCAGAAGCTCTTCATGCGTATCTTGGCGGAAACGGTGGACGTCAAGACGCTCGTCCAGTTAGGGACTGACGAACTCTTCCACGAGATGGGGCTGTGGCCGGAGATAGAGGCTCACCTGCGCAAAGCAGCGGAATCCGACAGCGTCGAGCCCGAGTCGCGCTTCTGGGCTCTTGACGGAATCGTCTTCAACGCCATGCGGGAAGGGGGGGATATCCGGCCTCACATCGAGCGCATGAAGCGCTTGGTCACTGATCACGATCTGGGCCAGGACGAACGGCTCGCAGTTGGCATGAAGGAAATGAACCTGCTCGCGCGCGAAGGGCGGGCAGACGCGGCGATGCGCGTAAAGGTCGAGACCCAAGCTGCACTCAAGGCGACCCCGGCTCACCAGCGCATTTTCCGCTACAACGCCGCGGTCGCGCTTTATCAACTCGGCGAGCACGACAAGGCCGCGTCCGAAGCGTTCGCGGTGGCTCAGGAGTACTACGACCTGCTTGGAATCTCTCCTCAGGTAGTTCTGGGACGGAATCCATCCAAACTCCGCCCGCTGCTGAAGGAGAGTGATGATGTCGAAGACGATTGCAAGCATCTCGCGGATTGCTTGGACCTGTACGCCAAGGCGCTGAACACGGACGGTGGGGATGCTATGTTCGCGCGCGTTCACGCGATGAAGTTCTACGAACTCGCGCATGCGCCAGAGTCGCTGATCCGAGTCGGGCAGGACCTCGTGGACGAGTTCATAGGCCGCTGCGATTACATCGGAGCTCGGCAGGTCTTCGACGCCAACCTCCTACCCATCCTGCAGCAGTTCAAGCTTGCGGCCTATATCATTCCTGTGCGATCGCACTATGCCGTCACGCTCGCATACTGCGGAGACTTCGGAGGCGCTGAGGCTGAGATGGCACGGCTCGTGCCTTATGAGGCGGGGCTCTCTGCCACTGGTCGCCTCGAGTTGCAGAAGCAGCGCCAGATCATCGCTAAGCTGAGACGGAACCCGCCCCCTCCTCAGTGGCTACCACCCCCGGGCTTTCCTTTGCCAGACGCGGCACCGCGCAGCGCCGAACGGCTGCGAAAGCTCGGTCGCAACGAGCTGTGCTTCTGCGGCTCAGGCAAGAAGTACAAGAAATGCCACGGCTGA
- a CDS encoding transposase, which produces MEKELKQFRQEAQRLRAGRAKGSGPFPEPMRAFAVRYLAQALEKGETLKSVVERLGVSEPTLQAWRRGQTPGSKARGSEPRLAGLVPVVVNEEKVPARPREGTTLAVVSPRGWRVEGLGVEEAVEVLRRVAC; this is translated from the coding sequence GTGGAGAAGGAGTTGAAGCAGTTCCGGCAGGAGGCGCAGAGACTGAGAGCGGGACGAGCCAAGGGCTCGGGCCCCTTCCCCGAGCCGATGAGAGCGTTCGCGGTGCGCTACCTGGCGCAGGCGTTGGAGAAGGGAGAGACGCTCAAGTCGGTGGTGGAGAGGCTGGGGGTGTCGGAGCCGACGCTGCAGGCGTGGAGGCGGGGGCAGACGCCTGGGAGCAAGGCGAGAGGGAGTGAGCCGAGGCTCGCGGGGCTGGTGCCGGTGGTGGTGAACGAGGAGAAGGTGCCCGCGAGGCCGCGAGAGGGCACTACCTTGGCGGTGGTGTCGCCGCGGGGCTGGAGGGTGGAAGGGCTGGGGGTGGAGGAGGCGGTGGAGGTGCTGCGGAGGGTGGCGTGCTGA
- a CDS encoding helix-turn-helix domain-containing protein, producing the protein MLALSRRGTASCYVEEAATFLRVNRKTLYEAVRLGSVPGVIRLGRVIRINKSALISWVQGNGGPALGEKR; encoded by the coding sequence GTGCTCGCCCTGTCCAGACGGGGCACGGCGAGCTGTTACGTCGAGGAGGCCGCGACCTTCCTGCGGGTGAACCGGAAGACCCTCTACGAGGCCGTTCGCCTGGGCAGCGTCCCGGGTGTCATCCGCCTGGGTCGGGTCATCCGCATCAACAAATCTGCCCTGATAAGTTGGGTCCAGGGTAACGGCGGTCCTGCGCTCGGAGAGAAGCGATGA
- a CDS encoding tyrosine-type recombinase/integrase: MSVRLRKWKTKEGKVQEAWWVDVMFQHPDGRVERVRKASPVNTRRGAEQYERELRQALLHCTFGKEKKEAPTLEQFQERFLDHARTNNKVSTAKTKADILRKHLVPAFGRLKLDQIDTARIEALKAQKVKEGLSKKSVNNLLTVLRKLLALAQEFGEIDTVPKVEWLKAPKPEIDFLSFEEAELLEAHAKPGRWKAMISLALNTGLRIGELAALSWDCVDLASGRLLVKRNVFRGHLGTPKGGREREVPLNERALKALRDYPRRIDSPWVFPQRDGGFIRNPQHTCAEAILRNAERAGIRPIGWHTLRHTFASHLAMRGVPLKAIQELMGHATIEMTMRYAHPSPDVKKDAVRALDVRPNGTLAAHRQEA; this comes from the coding sequence ATGAGCGTCAGGCTGCGCAAGTGGAAGACGAAGGAGGGCAAGGTGCAGGAGGCGTGGTGGGTCGATGTGATGTTCCAGCACCCGGACGGGCGCGTGGAACGCGTACGCAAGGCGTCCCCGGTGAATACCCGCCGGGGCGCCGAGCAGTACGAACGGGAACTCCGCCAAGCACTCCTTCACTGCACCTTCGGAAAGGAGAAGAAGGAGGCCCCCACCCTGGAGCAGTTCCAGGAGCGGTTCCTCGATCACGCGCGAACGAACAACAAGGTCTCCACCGCGAAGACCAAGGCCGACATCCTGCGCAAGCACCTGGTCCCCGCGTTCGGACGGTTGAAACTGGATCAGATCGACACCGCACGAATCGAGGCCCTCAAAGCTCAGAAGGTGAAGGAGGGGCTCTCCAAGAAGAGCGTCAACAACCTCCTGACCGTGCTGCGCAAGCTCCTGGCCCTCGCCCAGGAGTTCGGCGAGATCGATACGGTGCCCAAGGTGGAGTGGCTCAAGGCGCCCAAGCCCGAAATCGACTTCCTCTCCTTCGAGGAGGCCGAGCTGCTGGAGGCGCACGCGAAGCCCGGCCGGTGGAAGGCGATGATCTCCCTCGCCCTCAACACCGGCCTGCGTATCGGCGAGCTGGCCGCGCTCTCGTGGGACTGCGTGGACCTGGCCTCCGGGCGGCTGCTGGTGAAGCGCAACGTCTTCCGGGGTCACCTCGGCACTCCGAAAGGCGGGCGCGAGCGAGAGGTGCCGCTCAACGAGCGGGCGCTGAAGGCCCTACGGGACTACCCCCGGCGCATCGACTCGCCATGGGTGTTCCCCCAGCGGGACGGCGGCTTCATCCGCAACCCGCAGCACACCTGCGCGGAGGCCATCCTTCGGAACGCGGAGCGGGCGGGCATTCGGCCCATCGGGTGGCACACGTTGCGCCACACCTTCGCGAGCCACCTCGCCATGCGTGGGGTGCCGCTCAAGGCCATCCAGGAGTTGATGGGACACGCCACCATCGAGATGACGATGCGCTACGCGCACCCGAGCCCGGACGTGAAGAAGGACGCGGTGCGGGCCCTCGACGTGCGCCCCAACGGCACATTGGCGGCACATAGACAGGAGGCGTAA
- the secG gene encoding preprotein translocase subunit SecG, whose translation MLTFVTIVHVLLCVFMIFVILLQPGKDAGMGSALGGGAATSAFGGRGATTFLTKVTGVCAALFFVTSLGLSFVGMRGSVAAGVVAKPAATAPAPTPGPSTTGAPPAGEIPAANPQDAAAPTGAAPATGAPGSVEQPRPAETPAPAPAPAQ comes from the coding sequence ATGTTGACCTTCGTGACGATCGTGCACGTCCTGCTGTGCGTGTTCATGATCTTCGTCATCCTGTTGCAGCCTGGGAAGGACGCGGGCATGGGCTCGGCGCTGGGTGGCGGAGCCGCGACGAGCGCCTTCGGCGGCCGCGGTGCGACGACCTTCCTCACCAAGGTGACGGGCGTCTGCGCGGCGCTGTTCTTCGTCACCTCGCTGGGCCTGTCCTTCGTGGGCATGCGCGGCTCGGTGGCGGCCGGTGTGGTGGCGAAGCCGGCGGCGACGGCTCCGGCGCCGACCCCGGGTCCGTCCACCACGGGTGCGCCTCCGGCGGGTGAGATTCCCGCGGCCAATCCGCAGGACGCGGCGGCCCCCACGGGCGCTGCTCCGGCGACGGGCGCTCCGGGCAGTGTGGAGCAGCCGCGTCCGGCCGAGACGCCGGCGCCTGCTCCGGCTCCCGCGCAGTAG
- the tpiA gene encoding triose-phosphate isomerase, which produces MAAQARRKLIAGNWKMNKTVSEGLALVRELKGLVASLPGERVEVAVAPTFVSLHAVAKELEGSSVKLAGQNCHWEASGAFTGEVSAGMLKDVGCTYVILGHSERRQFFGETDETVNKRARAVLGAGLIPILCVGETLAEREAGRTLEVVERQVTGGLKGFQAAEVATFVLAYEPVWAIGTGRTATSAQAQEVHKSLRAHLAKLYDGETAERVLIQYGGSVKPDNAAELLGQPDVDGALVGGASLKAGDFAAIIKGGAGA; this is translated from the coding sequence ATGGCGGCACAGGCGCGGCGCAAGCTCATCGCGGGCAACTGGAAGATGAACAAGACGGTCTCCGAGGGCCTCGCGCTGGTGCGGGAGCTCAAGGGACTGGTCGCCTCCCTCCCGGGAGAGCGGGTGGAGGTGGCCGTGGCGCCGACCTTCGTCTCGCTCCACGCGGTGGCGAAGGAGTTGGAGGGCTCGTCCGTGAAGCTGGCCGGCCAGAACTGCCACTGGGAGGCCAGTGGCGCGTTCACCGGGGAGGTTTCCGCGGGGATGCTCAAGGACGTGGGGTGTACCTACGTCATCCTGGGCCACTCCGAGCGCCGGCAGTTCTTCGGCGAGACGGACGAGACGGTGAACAAGCGCGCCCGGGCGGTGCTGGGCGCGGGGCTGATCCCCATCCTCTGCGTGGGCGAGACGCTGGCCGAGCGCGAGGCGGGCCGCACCCTGGAGGTGGTGGAGCGCCAGGTGACGGGTGGACTCAAGGGCTTCCAGGCGGCCGAGGTGGCCACCTTCGTGCTGGCGTACGAGCCGGTGTGGGCGATTGGCACGGGCCGCACGGCCACGAGCGCCCAGGCGCAGGAGGTGCACAAGTCCCTGCGCGCCCACCTGGCGAAGCTCTATGACGGGGAGACGGCAGAGCGGGTGCTCATCCAGTACGGCGGGAGCGTGAAGCCGGACAACGCGGCGGAACTACTCGGACAGCCGGACGTGGACGGGGCCCTGGTGGGGGGAGCGAGCCTGAAGGCGGGGGATTTCGCGGCCATCATCAAGGGTGGGGCGGGAGCGTAG